In Oryza sativa Japonica Group chromosome 3, ASM3414082v1, one DNA window encodes the following:
- the LOC9269723 gene encoding calmodulin-binding protein 25 gives MDAASCVGVAPAALLSRSFSDAAAIARALHFSLCDSSPLPEPTTHQYVAATDVDLGACGVAVAAPTPAVSSENAVVLKTRASLSPSARCRLGPAGGGRAGKRRPRPSKRAPTTYISTDAATFRIMVQQVTGAQVEPQDDACLGLLMPPPPFDVVDPAALLPADTAACAGAAHVATCVPHPLHAAAAAAAAVAAPEQPCFPTLDSWNVMYGKDEVV, from the coding sequence ATGGACGCCGCCTCCTGCGTGGGCGTGGCCCCGGCCGCGCTGCTGTCCAGGTCCttctccgacgccgccgccatcgcccgcgCGCTCCACTTCTCCCTCTGCGACTCCTCGCCGCTCCCCGAGCCGACGACGCATCAGTACGTTGCTGCCACCGACGTCGACCTTGGCGCGTGCGGCGTTGCCGTGGCCGCGCCCACGCCTGCAGTGTCGAGCGAGAACGCCGTGGTGCTGAAAACCCGGGCGTCGTTGTCGCCGTCGGCTCGgtgccggcttgggccggcgggtggcgggcgcgcggggaagcggcggccgaggccgTCGAAGCGGGCGCCCACCACGTACATCAGCACCGACGCGGCCACGTTCCGCATCATGGTGCAGCAGGTGACCGGCGCGCAGGTCGAGCCGCAGGACGACGCCTGCCTCGGCCTCCTCATGCCACCACCGCCCTTCGACGTCGTCGACCCCGCCGCCTTGCTACCGGCAGACACCGCGGCGTGCGCGGGCGCGGCCCACGTCGCCACTTGCGTCCCCCACCCTCTCcacgctgccgctgctgcggcggcagcggtggctgcCCCGGAGCAGCCGTGCTTCCCGACGCTGGACTCGTGGAACGTCATGTACGGCAAGGACGAGGTTGTTTGA